The Pseudomonas eucalypticola genome has a window encoding:
- the ilvA gene encoding threonine ammonia-lyase, biosynthetic, with product MLEQYVKKILTSRVYDVAVETPLQAAGQLSKRLGNQILLKREDLQPVFSFKIRGAYNKLAQLSDEERARGVVTASAGNHAQGLALAAREMGVKATIVMPKTTPEIKVEGVRSRGGKVVLHGDSFPEALAYSLKLVDEKGYVYIHPYDDPHTIAGQGTVAMEILRQHPGKLDAIFVPVGGGGLIAGIAAYVKYLRPDIKIIGVEPDDSNCLQAAMAAGERVVLPSVGIFADGVAVAQIGQHTFDICKDYVDDVITVSTDEICAAIKDIYDDTRSITEPAGALGVAGIKKYVELHGVSGQTLVAIDSGANVNFDRLRHVAERAELGEGREAIIAVTIPERPGSFKAFCEAIGKRQITEFNYRYHTGREAHIFVGVQTHPDTDPRAALVASLAEQGFPVLDLTDNELAKLHIRHMVGGHAVQVSDEMVMRFEFPERPGALFNFLNKLGGRWNISMFHYRNHGAADGRVVAGLQVPAHERGQVAAALEEIGYPFWDETDNPAYRLFLG from the coding sequence ATGCTCGAACAGTACGTTAAGAAGATCCTCACCTCGCGCGTCTACGACGTCGCTGTGGAAACCCCTCTGCAGGCCGCCGGCCAGCTGTCCAAACGCCTTGGCAACCAGATTCTGCTCAAGCGTGAAGACCTGCAGCCGGTGTTCTCCTTCAAGATTCGCGGCGCCTACAACAAGCTGGCGCAGTTGAGCGACGAAGAACGTGCCCGTGGCGTCGTCACCGCCTCGGCGGGCAACCACGCCCAGGGCCTGGCCCTGGCGGCGCGGGAAATGGGCGTGAAAGCCACCATCGTGATGCCCAAGACCACTCCCGAGATCAAGGTCGAAGGCGTGCGCTCGCGCGGCGGCAAGGTGGTGTTGCATGGCGACTCCTTCCCCGAGGCGCTGGCCTATTCGCTGAAGCTGGTAGACGAAAAGGGCTACGTCTATATCCACCCTTATGACGACCCGCACACCATTGCCGGCCAGGGCACCGTGGCCATGGAGATCCTGCGCCAGCACCCGGGCAAACTGGACGCCATCTTCGTGCCGGTGGGCGGCGGCGGCCTGATCGCCGGTATCGCGGCCTACGTGAAGTACCTGCGCCCGGATATCAAGATCATCGGCGTGGAGCCTGACGACTCCAACTGCCTGCAAGCGGCCATGGCCGCGGGCGAGCGGGTGGTGTTGCCGTCGGTCGGCATCTTCGCCGACGGCGTTGCCGTGGCGCAGATCGGCCAGCACACCTTCGATATCTGCAAGGACTACGTGGACGACGTGATCACCGTCAGCACCGACGAGATCTGCGCGGCCATCAAGGACATCTACGACGACACCCGCTCCATCACCGAACCCGCTGGCGCCCTGGGCGTGGCCGGGATCAAGAAGTACGTGGAGCTGCACGGCGTCAGCGGCCAGACCCTGGTGGCCATCGATTCGGGTGCCAACGTCAACTTCGATCGCCTGCGCCACGTGGCCGAGCGTGCCGAGCTGGGTGAGGGCCGCGAAGCCATCATCGCCGTGACCATCCCCGAGCGTCCCGGTAGCTTCAAGGCGTTCTGCGAGGCCATCGGCAAGCGCCAGATCACCGAATTCAACTACCGCTACCACACCGGCCGCGAGGCGCACATTTTCGTTGGCGTGCAGACCCACCCCGACACCGACCCGCGCGCGGCGTTGGTGGCCAGCCTTGCCGAGCAGGGCTTCCCGGTGCTGGACCTGACCGATAATGAGCTGGCCAAGTTGCATATTCGCCACATGGTGGGCGGCCATGCGGTGCAGGTCAGCGATGAAATGGTCATGCGTTTCGAGTTCCCGGAGCGGCCTGGGGCGCTGTTCAACTTCCTCAACAAGTTGGGCGGGCGCTGGAACATCTCCATGTTCCATTACCGCAACCACGGTGCCGCCGACGGTCGCGTGGTGGCAGGCTTACAGGTCCCCGCCCACGAGCGAGGCCAGGTGGCCGCGGCCCTTGAGGAAATTGGCTACCCGTTCTGGGACGAAACCGATAACCCGGCGTATCGGCTGTTCCTCGGCTGA
- the serA gene encoding phosphoglycerate dehydrogenase → MSKTSLDKSKIKFLLLEGVHQSAVDVLKAAGYSNIEYHTKSLPEAELKEKIADAHFIGIRSRTQLTEELFDCAKKLVAVGCFCIGTNQVDLDAARERGIAVFNAPYSNTRSVAELVLAEAILLLRGIPEKNASCHRGGWIKSAANSFEIRGKKLGIVGYGSIGTQLSVLAEGLGMQVFFYDTITKLPLGNATQVASLTELLGMSDIVSLHVPETAATQWMIGEKEIRAIKKGGILINAARGTVVELDHLAAAIKDQHLIGAAIDVFPVEPRSNDDIFESPLRGLDNVILTPHIGGSTAEAQANIGLEVAEKLVKYSDNGTSVSSVNFPEVALPAHPGKHRLLHIHENIPGVLSEINKVFAENGINISGQFLQTNEKVGYVVIDVDAEYSDLAQAKLQQINGTIRSRVLF, encoded by the coding sequence ATGAGCAAGACTTCTCTCGATAAGAGCAAGATCAAGTTCCTTCTTCTCGAAGGCGTCCACCAATCCGCCGTCGACGTTCTCAAGGCCGCCGGGTATTCGAATATCGAGTACCACACCAAGTCGCTGCCCGAGGCCGAGCTGAAGGAAAAGATCGCCGATGCTCACTTCATCGGTATCCGCTCCCGCACCCAGCTGACCGAAGAGCTCTTCGATTGTGCGAAAAAACTGGTCGCCGTCGGCTGCTTCTGCATCGGCACCAACCAGGTTGACCTGGACGCGGCTCGCGAGCGCGGTATCGCCGTGTTCAACGCGCCGTACTCCAACACCCGTTCGGTAGCCGAACTGGTGCTGGCCGAGGCCATCCTGCTGCTGCGCGGCATCCCCGAGAAGAACGCTTCCTGCCACCGCGGTGGCTGGATCAAGAGCGCGGCCAACTCCTTCGAGATCCGTGGCAAGAAGCTGGGCATCGTCGGCTACGGCTCCATCGGTACCCAACTGTCGGTACTGGCCGAAGGCCTGGGCATGCAGGTGTTCTTCTATGACACCATCACCAAACTGCCGCTGGGCAACGCTACCCAGGTAGCCAGCCTGACCGAACTGCTGGGCATGTCCGACATCGTCTCGCTGCACGTACCTGAAACCGCCGCCACCCAGTGGATGATCGGCGAGAAGGAAATCCGCGCCATCAAGAAGGGTGGCATCCTGATCAACGCTGCCCGTGGCACCGTGGTCGAGCTGGACCACCTGGCAGCCGCCATCAAGGACCAGCACCTGATCGGCGCGGCCATCGACGTGTTCCCGGTGGAGCCGCGCTCCAACGACGACATCTTCGAAAGCCCGCTGCGCGGCCTGGACAACGTGATCCTGACCCCGCACATCGGTGGCTCCACTGCCGAGGCCCAGGCCAATATCGGCCTGGAAGTGGCCGAGAAGCTGGTCAAGTACAGCGACAACGGTACCTCGGTTTCGTCGGTCAACTTCCCGGAAGTGGCCCTGCCAGCTCACCCGGGCAAGCACCGCCTGCTGCACATCCACGAAAACATCCCGGGCGTGCTCAGCGAGATCAACAAGGTGTTCGCCGAGAACGGCATCAACATCTCCGGTCAGTTCCTGCAGACCAACGAGAAAGTCGGTTACGTGGTCATCGACGTCGACGCCGAATACTCGGACCTGGCCCAGGCCAAGCTGCAACAGATCAACGGCACCATTCGTAGCCGCGTTCTGTTCTAA
- a CDS encoding DUF2269 family protein, which produces METLSLLKMLHGIATALLLGSVAAVLFQTWRGWRAGNKSAFAQTLQRPWLYAWVLMGLSVASFPFTGWWMMHTVGWPLGQAWLLGGSVLYVVGVFGFLLLLRRTIRWRQAAAAYNQVQVVRQRKLAAVFAGVSLVVLVAILVLMLAKPV; this is translated from the coding sequence ATGGAAACCCTGAGCCTGCTGAAAATGCTCCATGGCATCGCCACCGCCCTGCTGCTGGGCAGTGTGGCGGCGGTGCTGTTCCAGACCTGGCGCGGTTGGCGCGCCGGCAACAAGTCGGCCTTCGCCCAGACCCTGCAACGCCCGTGGCTGTATGCCTGGGTGCTGATGGGGCTGAGTGTGGCCAGCTTTCCGTTCACCGGCTGGTGGATGATGCACACCGTGGGCTGGCCGTTGGGCCAGGCCTGGCTGTTGGGCGGCTCGGTGCTGTACGTGGTGGGCGTGTTCGGGTTTTTGCTGTTGCTGCGCCGCACCATCCGCTGGCGCCAGGCCGCGGCGGCCTATAACCAGGTACAGGTGGTGCGTCAGCGCAAACTGGCAGCCGTGTTCGCCGGGGTGTCGCTGGTGGTGCTGGTGGCCATTCTGGTGTTGATGCTGGCCAAACCCGTCTAG
- the rpiA gene encoding ribose-5-phosphate isomerase RpiA: protein MTQDQLKQAVAQAAVDFILPKLDDKSIVGVGTGSTANCFIDALAQHKGAFDGAVASSEATAARLKGHGIPVYELNTVSDLEFYIDGADESDEHLNLIKGGGAALTREKIVAAVAKTFICIADGSKLVPVLGAFPLPVEVIPMARSHVARQLVKLGGDPVYREGVVTDNGNIILDVHNMQITDPVALEVQINAIVGVVTNGLFASRPADLLLLGTPEGVKTLTR from the coding sequence ATGACCCAGGACCAACTCAAACAGGCCGTCGCCCAGGCTGCTGTCGACTTCATTCTGCCCAAGCTGGACGACAAGAGCATCGTCGGCGTCGGCACCGGTTCGACCGCCAACTGCTTCATCGATGCCCTGGCCCAGCACAAGGGTGCCTTCGACGGCGCCGTTGCCAGCTCCGAAGCCACCGCCGCGCGCCTCAAGGGCCATGGCATTCCGGTGTATGAACTGAATACGGTCAGCGACCTGGAGTTCTACATCGACGGCGCCGACGAGAGCGACGAACACCTGAACCTGATCAAAGGCGGCGGCGCGGCCCTGACCCGCGAGAAGATCGTCGCGGCCGTGGCCAAGACGTTCATCTGCATCGCCGATGGCAGCAAGCTGGTGCCGGTGCTGGGCGCTTTCCCGCTGCCGGTGGAAGTCATTCCCATGGCCCGCAGCCACGTGGCGCGCCAGCTGGTGAAGCTGGGCGGCGACCCGGTGTACCGTGAAGGGGTTGTGACCGACAACGGCAACATCATCCTGGACGTGCACAACATGCAGATCACTGATCCGGTGGCGCTGGAAGTGCAGATCAACGCCATTGTCGGTGTGGTCACCAACGGCCTGTTCGCCTCGCGCCCGGCCGATTTGCTGTTGCTCGGCACGCCTGAAGGCGTGAAAACCCTCACCCGGTAA
- a CDS encoding HAD family hydrolase has translation MRLALFDLDNTLLGGDSDHAWGDYLCERGILDPVEYKNRNDAFYQDYLAGQLNLTDYLNFSLEILAATDMAQLAEWHADFMRDCIEPIILPKALALLQQHRDAGDKLVIITATNRFVTGPIAERLGVDTLLATECEMADGRYTGRSTDVPCFREGKVARLNRWMEENGMNLEGSYFYSDSMNDLPLLEKVANPVVVDADPNLLAEAQRRGWRIMSLRD, from the coding sequence ATGCGCCTGGCTTTATTCGACCTCGACAACACCCTGCTTGGTGGCGACAGTGACCACGCCTGGGGCGATTACCTGTGCGAGCGCGGCATCCTCGACCCAGTGGAATACAAGAATCGCAACGATGCCTTCTACCAGGACTACCTGGCCGGCCAGTTGAACCTGACCGACTACCTGAACTTCAGCCTGGAGATCCTCGCCGCCACCGACATGGCCCAACTGGCCGAATGGCATGCCGACTTCATGCGCGACTGCATCGAACCGATCATTCTGCCCAAGGCGTTGGCACTGCTGCAGCAGCACCGCGATGCGGGCGACAAGCTGGTCATCATCACCGCCACCAACCGCTTCGTGACCGGCCCGATCGCCGAGCGCCTGGGGGTTGATACGCTGCTGGCCACCGAATGCGAGATGGCTGATGGTCGTTATACCGGCCGCAGCACCGACGTGCCGTGCTTCCGCGAAGGCAAGGTGGCGCGGCTGAACCGCTGGATGGAAGAAAACGGCATGAACCTGGAGGGCAGCTACTTCTATAGCGACTCGATGAACGACTTGCCCCTGCTGGAGAAGGTCGCGAACCCGGTGGTGGTGGATGCCGACCCGAACCTGCTGGCCGAGGCCCAGCGCCGCGGCTGGCGGATCATGTCACTGCGCGATTGA
- a CDS encoding DUF523 domain-containing protein: MHKVLVSRCLLGHRVRYDGGASGPFDQLDAWLAEGRVVGLCPEVAGGLPTPRPAAEIPGGQGMQVLEGQALVLTAAGEDFTAAFMRGAQLALQAVRRHGIRVAVLKANSPSCGNTLTYDGTFTATKVQGEGVTAALLRREGVQVFNEQQLAEAAQALAALEN; this comes from the coding sequence ATGCACAAGGTGCTGGTCAGCCGCTGCCTGCTGGGCCACCGGGTGCGCTATGACGGCGGTGCCAGCGGCCCCTTCGACCAGCTCGACGCGTGGCTGGCCGAAGGCCGTGTCGTTGGCCTGTGCCCCGAGGTGGCCGGAGGCTTGCCCACCCCGCGCCCGGCGGCCGAGATTCCGGGTGGCCAGGGTATGCAGGTGCTGGAAGGGCAAGCGCTGGTGCTGACAGCGGCGGGCGAGGACTTCACCGCTGCCTTCATGCGCGGCGCCCAGCTGGCGCTGCAGGCGGTACGCCGGCATGGCATCCGCGTCGCGGTGCTCAAGGCCAACAGCCCCTCGTGCGGAAATACGCTGACCTACGACGGGACGTTCACCGCCACCAAGGTGCAGGGTGAAGGCGTTACCGCGGCACTGTTGCGACGTGAAGGGGTGCAGGTATTCAACGAGCAACAGCTGGCCGAGGCCGCCCAGGCGCTGGCAGCGTTGGAAAACTAG
- a CDS encoding SdiA-regulated domain-containing protein: MAVPPSLSPAAHERKPRLMTRWYVWLLIVAAAYAIAAVMHWDTRVKLWVVERMTPQAQRDAAVWLPDYRAFIDGKALPGMEKDEASDLTYNPDTRTLFSVMGKNAFLVELTLEGDVLRKMPLKGWSNPEGVAYIGGGKMAITDERQHLMTVVKVTADTQALTLADWPQFDLGPSANQNKGYEGIAWDPRRGQLLLGEERPAAMYSLKVDANGQWQGAKVKLPFSTLNLRNLSSLGIDPRTGNTLVLSADSHMLLELDPSGRQVSYMTLLGGLNGLKDTIPRAEGVAMDESGTLYMVSEPNLFYVFRKF, encoded by the coding sequence ATGGCCGTACCTCCCTCTCTTTCCCCGGCTGCGCACGAGCGCAAGCCGCGCCTCATGACGCGCTGGTATGTCTGGCTGCTGATCGTGGCCGCTGCCTATGCTATCGCCGCAGTCATGCACTGGGACACCCGGGTCAAACTCTGGGTGGTGGAGCGCATGACCCCGCAGGCGCAACGCGATGCGGCGGTGTGGTTGCCGGACTATCGCGCCTTCATCGACGGCAAGGCGCTGCCCGGCATGGAGAAGGACGAAGCCTCTGACCTGACCTACAACCCCGACACCAGGACGCTGTTCTCGGTGATGGGCAAGAACGCCTTTCTGGTGGAGCTGACCCTGGAAGGCGACGTGCTGCGCAAAATGCCGCTCAAGGGTTGGTCGAACCCGGAAGGGGTGGCCTACATCGGCGGTGGCAAGATGGCCATTACCGATGAGCGCCAGCACCTGATGACGGTGGTCAAGGTGACCGCGGACACCCAGGCCTTGACCCTGGCCGATTGGCCGCAGTTCGACCTGGGGCCATCGGCGAATCAGAACAAAGGTTATGAAGGCATCGCCTGGGACCCGCGCCGCGGGCAACTGCTGTTGGGTGAGGAGCGCCCGGCGGCCATGTACAGCCTGAAGGTCGATGCCAATGGGCAATGGCAGGGGGCCAAGGTCAAGTTGCCGTTCAGCACTCTGAATCTGCGCAACCTGTCTTCCCTGGGCATCGACCCGCGTACGGGCAACACCCTGGTGCTGTCGGCGGATTCGCACATGCTGCTGGAACTGGACCCCAGCGGTCGCCAGGTCAGCTACATGACGTTGCTGGGCGGCTTGAACGGCCTGAAAGACACCATTCCGCGCGCAGAAGGCGTGGCCATGGACGAAAGCGGCACCCTCTACATGGTCAGCGAACCGAACCTGTTCTACGTGTTCCGCAAGTTCTGA
- a CDS encoding fumarylacetoacetate hydrolase family protein, translating into MSYQHQYLDGTHIHFPVGKVVCIGRNYAEHAKELNNPVPTEPLLFIKPGSCVVPTEGGFKIPTDRGSVHYEAEIAVLLGKSLSTRPTEEEVLDAISGFAPALDLTLRDVQSKLKEKGLPWELAKAFDGACVLAPFVVGSTFPDVTDIPIRLTINGEVRQDGNSNLMLNPIVPMIQYMAANFSLLAGDVILTGTPAGVGALNPGDELVLELPGASRFETVVS; encoded by the coding sequence ATGAGCTATCAACACCAATACCTCGACGGTACCCATATTCATTTTCCTGTGGGCAAGGTGGTGTGCATCGGGCGCAACTACGCCGAGCACGCCAAGGAACTCAACAACCCCGTGCCCACCGAACCGCTGCTGTTCATCAAGCCGGGCAGCTGCGTGGTGCCAACCGAAGGCGGGTTCAAGATCCCCACCGACCGGGGTTCGGTGCATTACGAAGCGGAAATCGCCGTGCTGCTGGGCAAGTCCCTGTCCACCAGGCCCACGGAAGAAGAAGTGCTGGATGCCATTTCCGGTTTCGCTCCGGCCCTGGACCTGACCCTGCGTGACGTGCAGAGCAAGCTCAAGGAAAAAGGCCTGCCATGGGAGCTGGCCAAGGCGTTCGATGGCGCCTGTGTGCTGGCCCCATTCGTGGTGGGCAGTACTTTCCCGGACGTGACCGACATCCCGATCCGTCTGACCATCAACGGTGAAGTGCGCCAGGACGGCAACAGCAACCTGATGCTCAACCCCATCGTGCCGATGATCCAGTACATGGCGGCCAACTTCTCGCTGCTGGCCGGCGACGTGATTCTGACCGGCACGCCGGCCGGGGTGGGGGCGCTGAACCCGGGTGATGAACTGGTGCTGGAGCTGCCGGGCGCCAGTCGTTTCGAAACTGTCGTGAGCTGA
- a CDS encoding FAD-binding oxidoreductase, with amino-acid sequence MTHSAFLEELHTLVDPGKVLTDADSLEAYGKDWTKQFAPAPSAIVFPKTTEQVQAIVRWANTHKVALVPSGGRTGLSAAAVATNGEVVVSFDYMNKTGAVNTVDRTVVCQPGVITKQLQNLAKDHDLYYPVDFASSGSSQIGGNIGTNAGGIKVIRYGMTRNWVAGLKVVTGKGDLLELNKDLIKNATGYDLRQLFIGAEGTLGFVVEATMRLDRAPKNLTAMVLGTPDFDSIMPVLHAFRGKLDLTAFEFFSDKALAKVMARGDVPPPFTTECPFYALLEFEATTEQVSNEALATFEHCVEQGWVIDGVMSQSEQQLANLWKLREYISETISHRTPYKNDISVTVAQVPAFLKEIDAIVSESYPDFEVVWYGHIGDGNLHLNILKPEDLDKEAFFAKCVSVNKAVFETVQKYNGSISAEHGVGLVKRDYLNYSRSEAEIQYMKALKAVFDPNGIMNPGKIFAV; translated from the coding sequence ATGACCCATTCTGCGTTTCTTGAAGAGCTTCACACCCTGGTCGACCCCGGCAAAGTACTCACCGATGCCGACTCGCTGGAGGCTTACGGCAAGGACTGGACGAAACAATTCGCCCCTGCCCCCAGTGCCATCGTGTTCCCCAAGACTACCGAGCAGGTTCAGGCCATCGTGCGCTGGGCCAACACCCACAAGGTGGCGCTGGTACCGTCTGGCGGGCGCACCGGCCTTTCCGCCGCCGCGGTGGCCACCAATGGCGAAGTGGTGGTGTCGTTCGACTATATGAACAAGACAGGCGCCGTGAACACCGTTGATCGGACAGTGGTGTGCCAACCTGGGGTCATCACCAAGCAATTGCAGAACCTGGCCAAGGACCACGACCTCTACTACCCGGTAGACTTCGCCTCATCGGGCTCCAGCCAGATTGGCGGCAACATCGGCACCAATGCCGGTGGGATCAAGGTCATTCGCTACGGCATGACCCGCAATTGGGTCGCTGGTCTGAAAGTGGTCACCGGCAAGGGGGACTTGCTGGAGCTGAACAAGGACCTGATCAAGAACGCTACCGGCTATGACCTGCGCCAGCTGTTCATCGGCGCCGAAGGCACCCTGGGCTTCGTCGTGGAAGCCACCATGCGCCTGGACCGGGCCCCGAAGAACCTGACCGCCATGGTGCTGGGCACACCGGACTTTGATTCGATCATGCCAGTGCTGCATGCGTTTCGCGGCAAACTGGACCTTACCGCCTTCGAATTTTTTTCCGACAAGGCCTTGGCCAAGGTCATGGCCCGGGGCGATGTGCCGCCGCCGTTCACTACCGAATGCCCGTTCTATGCCTTGCTGGAGTTCGAGGCCACTACCGAGCAAGTGTCCAACGAGGCATTGGCCACCTTCGAGCACTGCGTCGAGCAAGGCTGGGTCATCGATGGGGTGATGAGCCAGAGCGAGCAGCAGCTGGCCAACCTCTGGAAACTGCGTGAGTACATCTCCGAAACCATCTCGCACCGCACGCCCTACAAGAACGACATCTCGGTGACGGTGGCCCAGGTGCCGGCGTTTCTGAAGGAAATTGACGCGATCGTCAGTGAAAGCTACCCCGACTTCGAAGTGGTCTGGTACGGCCACATCGGTGACGGCAACCTGCACCTCAATATCCTCAAGCCTGAAGACCTGGACAAGGAAGCGTTCTTCGCCAAGTGCGTCAGCGTCAACAAGGCAGTATTCGAGACCGTGCAGAAGTACAACGGCTCCATTTCGGCCGAGCACGGCGTGGGGCTGGTCAAGCGGGACTACCTGAACTACAGCCGCAGCGAAGCGGAAATCCAGTACATGAAAGCCCTGAAGGCGGTGTTCGACCCCAACGGCATCATGAATCCGGGCAAGATCTTTGCTGTTTGA
- a CDS encoding DUF2059 domain-containing protein: MRRLFFLLIMCCTLPAWADSHDQLYKVAGWPEQRAHFTDALKAAQQRYQNSLPPAVFQALVNNSDQRFAPQAMDQRAETRLRQTLADPNPALAFFQSPLGRKVVAAELLATRRDQLAKNAQGLPHMQVSDTRALIIGHLSRALPAREAGAEVSLAIAGVAADSLSQMIPGLLGSDQAQGMLDGQRQRLMGQIGTELDNTLLYVYRDLSDPELEEFANFAESPEGQAYYKAALAAVRASLAVGQSTSSLNPPKPGT; the protein is encoded by the coding sequence ATGCGCCGTTTGTTTTTCCTTTTGATCATGTGCTGCACCCTGCCTGCATGGGCAGACAGTCACGACCAGTTGTACAAGGTCGCTGGCTGGCCAGAGCAGCGGGCGCATTTCACCGACGCCCTGAAAGCAGCCCAGCAGCGCTACCAGAACAGCTTGCCCCCCGCGGTATTCCAGGCCCTGGTCAATAACAGCGACCAGCGTTTCGCGCCCCAGGCCATGGACCAGCGCGCCGAAACCCGGCTGCGCCAGACCCTTGCCGACCCCAACCCGGCCCTGGCCTTTTTCCAGTCGCCGCTGGGGCGCAAAGTGGTGGCCGCCGAGCTTTTGGCCACCCGCCGCGACCAACTGGCCAAGAACGCCCAGGGCCTGCCGCACATGCAGGTCAGCGATACCCGCGCACTGATCATCGGCCACCTGTCACGCGCCTTGCCCGCCCGCGAGGCCGGCGCCGAAGTCAGCCTGGCCATCGCCGGCGTCGCCGCCGACAGCCTCAGCCAGATGATTCCCGGCCTGCTGGGCAGTGACCAGGCCCAAGGCATGCTCGACGGCCAGCGCCAGCGCCTGATGGGGCAGATCGGCACCGAGCTGGATAACACCCTGCTATATGTGTACCGCGACCTGTCGGACCCGGAACTGGAGGAATTCGCCAACTTCGCCGAGTCGCCCGAAGGGCAGGCCTATTACAAGGCGGCGCTGGCAGCGGTGCGGGCCAGTCTGGCAGTGGGCCAGAGCACGTCGAGTCTCAACCCGCCGAAGCCTGGCACCTGA
- a CDS encoding DUF4399 domain-containing protein, with product MKSLFCRAAVAGLLMGASLLASADDLKSVEAPAGAKVFIVSPADGATVDKTFTVKFGIEGMKLAPAGDPTPNTGHHHLLVDVDQQPPADQPLPVTDHILHFGKAQTETTLTLAPGKHTLQLLLADRFHVPFKPAVESKKITVTVK from the coding sequence ATGAAATCTCTTTTTTGCCGCGCTGCCGTTGCTGGACTGCTGATGGGCGCCTCGTTGCTGGCCAGTGCCGATGACCTGAAAAGTGTCGAAGCGCCAGCGGGTGCCAAGGTGTTCATCGTTTCCCCTGCCGACGGTGCTACCGTCGACAAGACCTTCACCGTCAAATTCGGCATCGAAGGCATGAAGCTGGCCCCGGCTGGCGACCCGACCCCGAACACCGGCCACCACCACCTGCTGGTAGACGTTGACCAGCAACCGCCAGCCGACCAGCCGCTCCCGGTAACCGACCATATCCTGCACTTCGGCAAGGCGCAGACCGAGACCACCCTGACCCTGGCCCCGGGCAAGCACACCTTGCAACTGCTGCTGGCGGACCGCTTCCATGTGCCGTTCAAGCCGGCGGTGGAATCGAAGAAGATCACCGTTACGGTTAAATAA
- a CDS encoding 2OG-Fe(II) oxygenase, with protein MRGMQISSDHPLLLSIVDDLAERGWSQQDLFLPPALVAALAAECRQRAAQGELAPAAVGRGPAQEIREGIRGDRIQWLESGESSACDQYLALMDALREALNRGLFLGLEDFECHFALYPPGAFYRKHVDRFRDDDRRMVSAVVYLNEAWAPEHGGQLRMYLEQDREHDVAPTGGCLVVFLSGEVPHEVMPAMHDRLSLTGWFRRRGNEPF; from the coding sequence ATGCGCGGCATGCAAATATCCTCTGATCATCCGCTGCTGCTCTCTATCGTCGACGACCTGGCCGAGCGCGGGTGGTCGCAGCAGGACTTGTTCCTGCCCCCGGCCCTTGTCGCGGCGCTGGCGGCCGAGTGTCGCCAGCGTGCGGCCCAAGGCGAGCTGGCACCTGCCGCGGTCGGCCGTGGCCCCGCGCAGGAAATCCGCGAGGGTATTCGCGGCGACCGTATCCAGTGGCTGGAGTCCGGTGAGTCGAGCGCCTGCGACCAGTACCTGGCGCTGATGGATGCCCTGCGCGAAGCCCTCAACCGCGGGCTGTTCCTGGGCCTGGAGGATTTTGAGTGCCACTTCGCCCTGTACCCGCCCGGGGCCTTTTACCGCAAGCATGTGGACCGCTTCCGGGATGACGACCGGCGCATGGTCTCGGCGGTTGTCTACCTGAACGAGGCGTGGGCCCCGGAACACGGCGGGCAACTGCGTATGTACCTCGAACAGGATCGCGAGCACGACGTCGCGCCGACCGGCGGCTGCCTGGTGGTATTCCTGTCGGGTGAAGTGCCCCATGAAGTCATGCCGGCCATGCATGACCGCCTGTCGTTGACGGGCTGGTTCCGCCGCCGTGGCAACGAGCCCTTCTGA